CTATTTTAACATTTTTCACTCCATTTGACCAGATGTCTCCGTAATCGAGGCAGATGTGAGTTTAAGTCTTTGGAACGTTGACTGTTTATAGCAGAGTAGGCATTTCTTGATGGGGAAAATCTTTTGATAGGTCAAGAAAAAGTTAATaaaattttgtgtgtgtgtgtgtgtgtgtgtgtgtgtgtgtgtgtgtgtgtgtgtgtgtgtgtgtgtgtgtgtgtgtgtgtgtgtgtgtgtgtgtgtatagttgtgGACAACAGTAGCAACTGGGCGGTGTGTGGGAAGAGCACAGGCGTGGTGTCGATGCCTGTGGTGGCCAGCGCCACCCACCGGGTGCTGATGGAGGTGATGCCCCTCTTTGCCGGGCACCTGCCCTTCCCCAGCATCAAGCTCCTCAAGTACCTGCCCCACAACGTCACCCCTGTCATCCCGCCCGACACAGGTGGGTGCCGCTCTCACATGCCAGCTCACCGatacactttacacacacagagaatccaTTTCTTCATAGCTCTCTTCAGGAAATGGAAGGTGCCTCGCGGTTGCCATGGTTGTCCCAGGCAACTGCTCGTCCTCAAAAACCAAAATCCCACTGTGGTTGACTGAGCTCCAAAGTCCCTAACACCCATcaccactggtcttgtgtgtgcttgaaaaACCTTGTTCCCCCTTCTGCTGCCAGTTCCGCACACTacagcttcttcctttcaaagccTTCCTCATTTGCGAAGGGAAtcattaactcaataaagtaaacagtgCGCTCGCACTCCGAATACaacatgtctggtctcatagcagtcacaacaatacacggTGGACCCTGAAGTTGCCTtctgacatcagccagcaatctttCTCTACACTTTGCCCCGTTTGTCAGTACTATTTGTATGTGCCTGGTGTCCAATTTTTCTGCCTTTCTCGCACAAAATAAATTTTACTGTCCCTGTTGTTAACCGGCTAAGAGTAAACCTCAACTCATTTATTCTCAAACATGCCGGTGATTCTAAAACCTAACTATGTCTCCATGTGAGGCGACCCTGGGTCAGGCTGGTTTTACAGCCAGACAGAGTTTTAATGAGCCAGCACCCAACCTATACACAACATGCAGCTTCTGTCTTCACCCACACGCTGACTGAGGTTCTGCGGAGTTGGAAGTACATCATAAGTGGCTCCCACAATTCATTTATTGCAGTTAGCCCAAacccttctctcccactctgtatTCCACTCCCTCCCTGTTTTTACCATTGGAGCAGTCTTCTTGACCGctggatccttagactgtgGCAAAGTCGTCTCCAGGCTGGTCTTAGCACATTTCAACTCCTCCACCAGGCTGATCATTGGTAACTCAAAATTCCTTTTCCTGTCTTATTCATTAttctctcaaatttctccacctctgaaataACAACCTCATACACAATCAGAGGTCAACTTCTGCGTGGTAAAAGCCCAAATTGCAAGAACCAGAATTTCAGTTTACCAGACAAGAAGGTCTTATCAATGGTATTGATAGCCTTATTAATTCATTCTCTCTAAGCTCTGTAACCTGACCTCAGGCACTCAGTGTAACTTCATATATGGTTTAATATTTCTACCATTTCCATATCCGATTAATGTCACCATTTCTCATACATAATAAGGGCTTACAAATGTTTGGCGACTGACTGTCAATGTTGTTTACATCATTAGTTATCCCATTTGTATCCGTACTGCTCACCGGTTTCTTATGAAGATGAGTTTGATTATTATGACACGTAAAGGTTAATACACTTCATCAGTTGGATCCGTTCAACAGTAGTCCCATTTGTGTCCTGGTAGATGAGAATTGCAGTCCAGTGACCTGGAAATTTCCCAAGGCTGATCATTGGACGCATGAGACGAATGGAATCTAATTTCCTCAGCTCTCTCAGCTGAGACGGGATTGATGGCAGATCTTGCTCATTCCCATGCATTGTTTGTGTTTCGTGTTTCTTTTATCTGTCATCTACATGTTGTTCTCTGCCTcgctctcattcattcattcattcgctcgctctctcactcaagctctcactcactccgtctcacgcacgcacacacacgcacgcacacacacgcacgcaatctcactctctctctctctctctctcactctgtcataCTTATttacatacgcatacacatcGCTATACATGTCGCTGGTCTTTGTGAACATTCTTATTAACACCCTCCTTTGTCTTGTGTCAAGCAGACAGCTGCCTGGAGAATGACAACCTCTCCCTGCTGGACAAGGGCCTGGAGGACCAGTCCGACACGGCCAGCCTGCGCAGCCGAGGAAGCATCCACTCCTTGGGCAGCAGCGACCAGCCGCTGCCTCCGGCCTCCCGGGGCCTCCCCATGCCCCGCCTGGAGCCCTTCAGCCCCGGCCAGGTGTTCAACTGCAGCCAAGGTCGACAGGTGCTGGTGCTCCCTGCCACCGACGATCACATCCTGGAGGTCAACGCCACATGACCCTGGTGGGGTTCCTGATCTCAGCCCCTGCTTCGTGTGCCCCTCTCCCCTGATCTCAAGCCCCACTAGCCCCCAGGCCTGGGCAAACCCAGGAGGACCATGTGTTCCATACCACTCCCCGTTTTGTGTTCTTGGGAGGTACTGATGAGGGGAGAAGGGTGTACCCGagctggtcccccccccccccctccacttttTGTTTAAGTCTCCATTTTCTCTGGACTGGCTGATTTGGTGGGTTGTCTTGTTGTGCTCctagacagaaaacaaacaaattcaaaCTGTTGGGTCGGAGCCTGAGGATTTATCTGCCGTCTCAAGGTCATCGCACTCTCCGAAAAGAGCCTTTCAGttctgcttctttctctctctttttctgtctctctttttcttttgccctctttttctctctcctttcttgaaCATAACAAATGGACTTGGTCACAAGATTGCTTTAgatttcctctctttcctctttaaCCATTCTGATAAATTCTCCTGTCTCCTATCCTCCCTTCCCCCTTATTCTACAAATGGGAACAGCtgcgccaacacacacacacacacacacatgcacacacacacacacacgcacttacatgTACCATGTACcatgccgcacacacacacacatacacacacacacatatatgctcaGTCAGAAGATATTCAGGGAGGGCGGTGATGGGACCGTTTCGCTGTGTTGTGCACCTGGGACTGCTTTGGACTGTGTGCATCCATCTGCACATGCGTGTCTCATGACCACCAGCAAAGaatggagggagaagaaaagaggagaaggcgATTCAAAATGGCggaaggaaaagaggagaaggcAGAGCTCCTCAGTCCTGCTGATATTGTCCTGTCGAGTGCCACTGTTTGGTTGTGCTGCTGCTCCGTCGTGCTTCTCAGTGTTGctgtgttaactgtgtgtgtgtgtgtgtgtgtgtgtgtgtgtgtgtgtgtgtgtgtgtgtgtgtccttgatgagtgagtgtgtgctagaTGCGCAggtgttcatgtgtctgtgtgagctgtgGGGTGGAGGTCTCCGAGGCACGCCaggccccccccctcacactcgCCCTGACTGCTCTTACCTTGCAGCCATAGTGCCATCTACAGGCCACTGTATATACTGTTAATACATAGATATTATTTAAGGAGAAAATACTGTATAGGCTGcaccaaaaaaaagaacaactatACAGTTTTAAAGCAGGACATCAACAAAATATCCTACCTTTTGTTTTTGCCTGTGCTGGGTGTGAGAGTCACATAATCAAAATACTTAAAAGCAAAACTCTATCCAGCCctttttgttgatgtttgttgttttgggAAAGATTCTATTTGccttatcattttttttatttgctctgGTTCATAAATGTGGAGCACTTTTCTTGTGGAAGAAGCTCGGAgcgtgtgcaggtgtgcagcCGAAAGCATTTAGACTCTTCGTTAGGTTCCTTAGACACGTAGACACGCGGCTTGTCTGTCGCCGGCGTCGATCATTCAGTCGTCTGGTGTTGCCCGATGTGCGGGTTATTTCATTACTCTGGCACATGTCAGGTTTTAGTCACGTCCCCATGGCAACGAAGCCTGGGGGTCGGTGAGGAGTGGAGCAGGCATTGTTGTCATAGTAACTCAGCCAGGTGACCACAAACacgtttcagtgtttttttttttgtttgtttgtttgtttttttggcaaGGTTGTTAAAGACAATCCTGTCAaaggtgtgtgcttgtgtgtgtgaccttgatGCTAAATTGTGGTGATGTGCTGCTGCCCTTACACACTGGTGTGGTTGCAGACCACATAGCCAATGGTTTGATGCCAGTCTTTGACATTACAGAGAAAAATGTCACTAACTGTATTAACTATCGGGGCCTATGAGGGCATCTTGGGGCCTGAGGCCGAGCATGGAAGACCACCCTGTCCTTAAGGAACCAGCTTGGGGGTTTTGACTTTGGAACAGATGAGGCTGACTGTTGGGCGATTTCACTGCCCACCTGAAGACCATAACTGCAGAATCTACAATGTGGCAGCGTCAGTCAACATTGCTCTTCTTAACCTAGTCACGCCTCACTTGGCTTTCTTGTCTTTTGTCATCTATCCAGAGGCATCATGGAACGAAGTCTCACAATCTCGCGTTTTGTGCCGTGATTGATAAAGAGCTATAGTGACTCCAGCTGCAGCTATAGAAGGGTCAGGATGGAGTCAAGGGTTGTGACCTCTAGTGCTGATGATGTTTGATGCATGGAGCCACAAGTAATTCTGGGTAACACTCAGAGTCTGATGACATATTCACACCAGACAGTGTCCGAGGATACTGTCTAAAAAATGGTGCTCGTGGTAGAAAAGGCCAAGTCAGGTTCTCCATCCATGAGAGTGTTGAGGCTGGGAGAAGTCAGAAACTGTGCACTGTGTTTATCATCACCTCAGGTGTAGCTGTCTCTCCAGTGTAATGAAATAATGTCTGGGCTCGTCAAGGACCCAGAGGAAGttggtgtgctttttttttggtctgtgtACATGTGGTAACGTATCTTGAGAGTAAGGcactttgttttttgtttgtttgtttgtattgaagtgtgtctgtgctcgGTCTGAAAAGTTGGCGGGTGCAAAACATAAAATGTGAAGACTGCTCTTGCCTGTGCTTGTTGCTCTGTGCCCCATGTAATGCATCTGATTCTACCCTCTATTTATTTGGCAAATTATCTTTGTTTTTCCCCCcatgatttcatttatttttttaaaggactGTAGGTAATTAAATTATTCAGCGACTAGAGGCTGGAAGGGAATCATAGCCTTTGTGACTTTCACACTAAAACAGGACCTCTGCTTTAGTCACGTGATTCTTTAAGGGTTAAAAATGACAattgacacttttttttgtttgtttgtacattaCTCCATTAGCATCCAGCACCACAGATTGTATTTAGAGTAATTATTTAAATGAGAAGAATATGTATGCATTACACAATTGAAAATATACTTATGTTTTAAAAGGATGGGTTGTGTGGCTGGTGTTTTGTTTTACCACTAGTTGACAAAAGGTCATGAAAAAGGCTACACTTAGTTATGCTTCTGCGACCTGATCCAAAAATGTCTGTATATGACTGGTTGCGAATGCCAATCATGCATTTGAAGGTTCCGGTTCTGGTTCAAGGACATTTCACTATGAACTGTGGGAGGACAAAAATGAACACTGTGAGAGGACTTAAATTAATAAATTCATTGCAATTCAACTTCCAGGAGTAAAGAGATGATCTCCAATTCCTTCGCCAAACAAGATGTACATCATGATCAAATTCTGAAACATTACAAATTATTGCATTACAATGTAATGTAACTATATAATGTCACCATTTCATTGAAAAAGCAAGTACATTGTGTCACTCCTCTTCAACGCCAAGGTGAAGTAAAtctaaatgcatttttttttatcaacttcACTATTGAACACAAAGGTTTGCCTTCTACACCCCAGTTATATGAACTAGGGTGTGTTTAGTAAATACATGACTATCATTTTATAACAATATTAGTGGTTGTTAAAAATAATTGTTAATATCAAATAACTTCCAGATGAACGACATTTATTTTGATAGGTTGTATCTGGAAATGTTAGCGGAAATACAGGGTATTTCCTGGAACTGAAATTTGGCAGATATTTGTTATGATGTAGCTAGCTGATGCAGATAGTCCACGAACAACCAATGTAAAGATGAAACAGTCAACCACATTGATAAGTCGAACTGTCGTTTTGCCGATTTCCACTAACGTTACTATTTGGCGCAATGCTGAGCACTCGAGAAATGTTGATATGTTTATGTTACATGTAACCACATTGCTAGCTCGCTGGTcgtagccagctagctagcttgaaCTGGCTGTGTGGTGCCGCGTAGCCTAACGTTAGTGATTTTGTTTTAACTCTGTTACCTTTTTTTGTGAACTTGTGAACCATGGATGGAATGCTTTACAAGTGGACTAACTATATGACTGGTAAGTTATATGTGCAAAATAGTTGTCGCAGGACAAACCGTACGAGTATTAATCTAACGAAGATGTTATCACTAAAATATAAGCTGTCACGAATTTTGGTAACGTTATGTGATAAGTGACTGCAAGAACTTGCTATTATAAAATAtgttttggtgtagaaaggCGTTTATGAAATTATATAGCTACTAATATTACATCAGACGTATACATGACGTACATACTTTAACATCATCTTAGCTAAACTTCATATCGTTCACATCGTAACTAACTTacttgcacatttttttttccttagcTTGCATTGGCCCAAATAGTAGACTAAGGACATTAgatagctatcctagctagttAGTCTAGTGTACACCCTCGTAATTTCACAGCTAGATAGAAGCTGTCGTTTTATCTCTGTCGCATCAACTAAAATCAATTCACAGGATGGCAGCCACGCTGGTTTGTTTTGGACAACGGAATCATTTCTTATTATGACTCCCAAGATGATGTTGGGAAGGGGAGCAAAGGAAGTATAATGATGACTGTCTGTGAAATCAAAGGTAACAtccttttaaaaaaattatgCGAAATGAATGGGGAGGTGTAATTAAATGGATGCTCTagtctaaataaacaaatgtttagTTGCTTGAATTTCATTTAACTTTCATATCAGTCATGTTTGCTCTTGTGTCTGAAATGTGGACCTTTCTTCAGTTTGGTGCTCTTTGTAAACAAATGTCTAACTGCTTAAATTTCCCTCAAATTTCCAAATATATAATCAGTCTTTGTCCGCTATTGTGTTTGAACAGTTCATTCAACTGACAATACCCGACTGGAGCTGATCATACCAGGAGAGCAACATTTTTATGTAAAAGCTGTGAATGCGGCCGAGAGACAGAAGTGGTTGGTTGCCCTCGGAAGTTCTAAAGCCGGTCTCATCGATACCAGAACCAAAAAAGGGAAAGGTACAGATAGAAAACTTCCTTGCTTTGCAATGTCGACTCATCTCAACTTTGTTTTCTGAGTTCCACCTTCTTCCAAGACTGTCCAATACATGACACAATGGACCTTGAATTCTCTGTCTTAGTCATTCCTTCAAGTGTGAAAATCTCAAAATCCAGTGTTTCCTTTAAAATAACAATCCTACTACCCATGCACCAACTAAAGAGAGTCAAAAAGAAAAGTGCGTGCCGATCATCCCAAAATTATCTATTATTAATTTGGGATGGGGGGTATCCAAACAAACATCGTTTACCACTTGAGGAATGTAGAAGTAGTGACAAAGAGTGTTCaccttgtttttattgtttctcAAGATGTTCCCACCTCTTAAATTTGTGTTAAGAACTGACAGAGACCACAGACTCTTTGAAAACCAAGATGTCGGAACTGCGACTCTACTGTGACCTACTGATGCAGCAGGTCCACACCATCCAGGAGTCAGTGGTTCAAGAAGACCAAACAAGGTCCGACACTGAGGTGACAACAAAAGCTAACTCTTGATAAGAAGATATTCATTTAAATAGCTGTAAGAGACTAGAGACTATAAGGGTTCTTCTTCTTGGGACAACCTTGCAGCACCTTTGAGTACTTTGTAGAACCTTTAACGGTTCTCCAAGAGAACAAGCTGAAAAGTCTTTCTGGCGGAGTGTGTACAAGGTCGTTTGAAAATTTGCCTCATGAACTTATGATTTTTCTTCTTTGATTTTACTTGTTGGTTTTACAAGTGTTATAATAACATACAGCAGGCCTAAAGGTTAAAAACCGGTTCATCTTAATCGTGTGTATGGTTTGCGTTGGGTGCATTTTCACATGAAGAAGTAGAGTAAAGTTCAGCACAGCTCTTACAATTTATAATTGACTTtgttatgtatttattaatttgcTGACtctatgttttttgttttatgctttaatgttttatgctttttgtttgttagagTATGGATGAAGCCTCGTCGTTACTGAGCGCAACATGCAACACCTTTATAAAGACACTGGAGGACTGCATGAAGATTGCCAACTCCAAGTTCAATACTGACCTGCTGACCCCTCCTGACCGTCTGATGTCTCCTGTCTCTTCATCCGCCATACAGATGGCCCGGGTAAAACAGCGCCACCATACTCACACATGTAGGGCAGCAGGGCTCTCACACAAAATAAGGAAATAAACCCTGGTTTATCTGTCAATGTGCTCATGTGTCCAGCTCAGACATTCATACTAGATCATATTTTTATCATTGAAATAGATAGAAATACTCTGGTGTATTGGTTAGAAAATTGACAAAGGCTATATGATATATAGATAATATACTGTTCTAAAATGGAGATGTATTCTTATGGCTAAGATTGTTGAGTTTCCTGGGGTctgattatttgtttttttctgtcttttcagaTGAAGCGGTCCATTAGTCATCCGGGGACCTACAGTTTCGACAGGTATTGTCTTCGGACACGCCAAACACAAGTGTGTTTCTAGtgaaaacataaacagacataaacacacacacacacacacacacacacacacacacacacacacacacacacaggcagcttcTGCACTGTTGTATTATTCTGTCATTTGAATTAGGCCTGTCTGCCCCTCCCAAGGTCAAGCCATTTGCCAAAGGACGGGCTCCCGCCGCTGCCACTCCCGCCGTCGCAGAGGTCGTCTCAGAGACGCACGCGCACGTGTtcagacacggacacactcaGCGACAGCTGcacagaggagacagacagtgagtcaTCCAGccagctctgctctgccctgctcatCCAAATCTAGCACAGATCTGTCATGCCCCTCCCAACCCAGTTTAGCTTAGAAGTTTAGCATGGAAAGCTGCTTCAAAGCTCTGTGTGATTTAAAACCaaaaaatgttgtttatttgttttaaattctGTATTTGTTATGCAGATACTAgggttttgggggggtgggtgttttGGCTGAATCATGGAAATGATGTTTCAAATGTTCTAAAATAGGAACGAGATGTTCAAGAGACGTATGCTAGTAAACACAGAGGCTTGGTCTCTCCACTTACGTGGCCTAGTGTGCAGTACAGCCGCAGCTTCTGTTCCAATATGTATTGAAAAGAAGTTGAGGCAGTATGTTTGAAGTTTTCAAGTAGTTCAAGGTCTCCTCAAAGCTGAAGAATCAAACTTGCATGCACTGAAAAGAGTAAGTGAGCAGTTTTGACCTTCTCTTCCATCTGTAGGAACGTTGCCATATTCCAAAGCCACTGTCAACGGAGACTCCGCTCCCAGCATTCCTGAAGAAACGGGCATAAATGCCAACAGGAACGAGAGGTCTGCTTCAGACATGGACACTCCAGAGTCGGACCTTTCGCTCTGAAAACAGGCAttctttttttgctttattTTCAAAATTCCTTTGTCTTTTAAAATCTTTTACTTTAATAGATACTGCTATGCAGTCTCAACTTGCATTGCATTACTGGTATTGTAGGAAATATACTATAGTATTATTTCCTTTGCAAGCAtttatttgcactttaaaaAGATGGAGATGAATGTTTGTATTGGTAAAGGTATTTTTAAATGTCGTCAATGCCAGGTCATGAGACGTCTTGACTGATACAGAGATGTGGTAGCGACTCATCAGTGTGTTTTGCAGACGTTCATCTGCAGGTTCAGTGGCAGCCTATTCAAATGAAAACCTACAGAGAACTTTTAGTTAGTGTGGAGTCGAGAGGGAGTCGAGTCCATGTTCCATGGCAAGTCAAACAGCCACTGCGATACTATTTATCAAATTACAACCACTTTTACAGAAGGAGGGTGTCAAAATGTTTGCCTAAATTATAGAGCAAGTTTAGGGGTCTCATAAAGCTACTTAGAAAATCTGTGTCTACATCATGTAGCTTATGGTGACAGATATGTATTTTGTGTACAAGCTTCTGCCAGATTTTACACTATTTCTGGGATATGTGTCAGATACAGCCCCTTTAAAAATAGAAAAGGGGTTTCCATGGAGGGTTTTCCCCCCAAAAGATCCCACTTGTATTTGTTCTCTTACTTTATAACAATCTTTTGTGCAGTTGCAAGGCTATAGGTGGTATACATTTGTCTGTAAGCTCCAGAATGAAAAGGTCAAATTGATTAGACTGGGTTAGTTACTGTACTACTGTATCTGAAAAAAATCCCTGTGAATGGTACTATGGTACTATGTACCAAACCGACCAGAACCACTGTAGACAGAGTACATATCTGTCCCCATAAGCAAAATAATAGGTATACAAAATTTCTACGTAGCCTTTTTGAATCCCTTGTAAATTTGACACCTCTGTAAAAGTGGCTGTAACTTGATAAATAATGACCCCATTGCTGTAATATTTGggctttcatattcatttattttccaccagaaaaaaaaaatgaaataattgagGTGgggaagtttaaaaaaaaaaaacgaaaaaaaaaaaaactggttgCATTGACATGGAATAGCTCTGTGCCAATGAGTAATGTGGATGTGAAAGCAGTTATCTTCTATGTAAGAAAAAACACAGGCAAATACTTGGCATGGACCAGTGTTAACAGTGTTAACATTTTCTGAAAATAAGTGagtcactttatttatttttatgttttctaAAGATGTTCTGAAGAATGTGCACTGCTCACATTATGTCCGTCCCCTAACTGCTCTGCCTTAACCTCGGATCTTCGCATGGAAGGATGTCTCTGACTATTGATGTCTCTGACTATTGACAAGTACTGATTTGTGAGAAGTTAACATGTACAATAAATATATGGAATAAGGAAATATTTACACTTTTGTGTTTGTACAACCTACTTCTTACAGAAATCACTCGACCATTGCACAATAGAATGGTTCTTTAATGTTACAACTTACAATGTAAGTAGAGTATTGTTGAGGGTTTACTGTGAGTTGTGAAGTTGTCCTGGGGCGTAGACAATGAAAACGacaatgaaaatgttttgtgcAGTATGTTAACATGACATTATTTCAGTAGTCAGTTATTCAATCATATAGAGATATAATTGATAATCATGAAAcgacaggaggtagaggagtcgttaagtaatcagaaggttggaaggttgctagttcgattccccactcctccttaccaagtaGGTGTAAGTCTCCTTGagaaagacactgaacccctaactgctcctgatgtaaaAAATGCAAATtccttgtaagttgctttggataaaagcgtctgctgaaTGATTAAAGGTAAATGTAAGTTTAAAGCCATGAGGACTCTCAGTACCTCATTCAAGTCTCTTTTTAAGTAACTAAAGACTTATTTTTCTGAAGATTTCCAGTTGACCTTCCTTACAAAAGCCAGTACACTTGGCTGTCTGTGATTTGCTCTAAGTTTCAAGGTCTTCCGTTTTCTAAAGTCTCCAGACTGTGCTGCAAAGGACTTAATATAGTTAACCCCTTCATTCACCATTTGTATGAATGGTTCGCTAAGAGTGTATTTAATTTAGAGACAGAATGTTTTCACCTGTTCATTTGATTAACATTGATTAAATGttcaatatatttatttttagaaaGAGAAGAAATCTTGTAATCTATTACCCCAAAATGAGGCATAGATAGGCGTAGATCCACAGCACAGTGGCACGTTTAATTCCTTTAAAATCGACAAATGTTAAAGAAATCATTTGATTTCTTTCACCAGTTCTGTCACaacttttgttgtgtgtttggtcaAGAAAAAGCTGTCCTACTTCCTCCATTCTTAAAATGTACTTCAAATTCTGACAACATAGTTGCATTAAGTCGCAGTCACATTAAgctatttttgtatgttttgtttagttGATTAAACATGCAAACATTAATCAATAGTATGAACACCTCCATGTCTTCTAATTTAACAAGACACAAAACATTTCATTAACAATGGCTGAGAGCCTGAAAGTCATTCATTGGAGCCCATAATAGACGTTTTGTAAGGTCTGTATTCAGGGAAAccttgggcctcattctcgaacgcagttaagaagaatttaagaaggaatttcttctgaattggatttaggaaaacatttgtcattcatgaaagttttctcatctgggatttgttctgaacttcagaagactttccgaactcgaaatggcagtcgtaactcggccagagttttctcaaatgcgattccttaaaaagcCACAAGATGACCCCTTAGGCCCCgtaggccatcttgtggtttttttgaagaatcgcatttaagaaaactctctgtgttggaagtgttaattattttttaagaaatcgttggtgactgcgttcacatcaactctacagacatcctcggattaaaataattataataataataattacgagaatatttgtatcattaacaattacgtttcacatgtatagtcatgattctacgaggcacagtgatgtcataaaataaataaaaggactacaccagaatgctgcgcccgtctagtgagcgtcgtttagcactgccgtctgtgcaagtacggcaattcagaattttcatttgtagttccacattggtggaacgaactgcctagcactaccagagcagggggcgtccctctctacctttaaaaAGCTTtagaagacccaactcttcagagagcacctcccttcctaactggcacttcgactagtgcttaacttgcacttacagcagttgcattcctgcacttcgtttttattttctaattcggttttctatttcttatgtaaagtagtatttattgttacactaggtctctattgctcgtagcttgactgttctctcccttgtacatcgctttggacaaaagcgtctgctaaatgactaaatgtaaatgtgaatgtacatgaacactgcaaatgtaagtgaaaaaataaataagcactaaactcaatcacgttgatatagctatagtggaatagaatggaca
Above is a window of Clupea harengus chromosome 21, Ch_v2.0.2, whole genome shotgun sequence DNA encoding:
- the plekha3 gene encoding pleckstrin homology domain-containing family A member 3, encoding MDGMLYKWTNYMTGWQPRWFVLDNGIISYYDSQDDVGKGSKGSIMMTVCEIKVHSTDNTRLELIIPGEQHFYVKAVNAAERQKWLVALGSSKAGLIDTRTKKGKELTETTDSLKTKMSELRLYCDLLMQQVHTIQESVVQEDQTRSDTESMDEASSLLSATCNTFIKTLEDCMKIANSKFNTDLLTPPDRLMSPVSSSAIQMARMKRSISHPGTYSFDRSSHLPKDGLPPLPLPPSQRSSQRRTRTCSDTDTLSDSCTEETDRTLPYSKATVNGDSAPSIPEETGINANRNERSASDMDTPESDLSL